In Aedes albopictus strain Foshan chromosome 3, AalbF5, whole genome shotgun sequence, the following are encoded in one genomic region:
- the LOC109408361 gene encoding uncharacterized protein LOC109408361 isoform X2, translated as MTTDVSQQWRLLGLNGTKESRTRSPAAKSLPLLPDLVPNPSKTTSKQKTTRKTNKNNNNLKKVNKNLDKSVASQSEIIIDGSKYNLKPIIKLKAVPWPQNNSDKKPQPKKHQAKDISSDTSRKNITKNDSDVASGDKKRRSSGKRQHYNIVAAGENDDVETTKLILRRRNNTPKGKRCTTLLAATNTNTQTSSSTGATNSQNKNNNTAMLSTSNDGIDENIQNVKTIDPHNNNKQPKRKIKQEPQEPMLLASQIKQEPIEGHRKSSRRRQFTDRIIDTMCIPEFYFNARCRSKTKKATTKKKNPVAIAAAAAAAASSATTKTSSRTTPNKSKTNNATCARASSGGRKPKEVTIPAADDTASSIPRLNPIFLFVKQEDTRIVEVRCEDYDKRNRIRITKTPNGLWRSFPRTDKSSSVVFSLLPKSAKSLLADGVSKTGIPKYKKLHKKKKKHKKEKRKKGLEDSVEQQDDAGACLEEVHEELDKNEVEGDDDVIDITPFDDQEEDISLNLKDLSQSDVTVEDISNQNNLTVNSNNISSNSECNANDSSINIATSLEEISTNSINAHTSNTDSNKDDGSDNDVELIQPEEEEEHTVISGHHSQELLHQGTNVGQAGAAIVSWTEELDNIEAQIPSTIISVQELQRVRSSAHANGNVDQHATTTAALNNLIALNELGFNHQENHANECIEKTISYHLESLQAVAVAAAAAAAARSNGTSTSTTATDSSKHGTIGASSDAVGAAPAAPSATIPVGGSGITSVSAKEVGEQGGESLHTSTTSDAPTVHEIDDDGDEVCVLESDPTPAQHQHQQTKGRNENMCLDSAVYENCKTESDCIQNAEVQPHITISSDSELEDDDPKHHHLSEFNDCSDLIEGIREIQSANPEDLLHANCGENTMTGAELLDSLVEQRCEDNHISGTDDLKNTIYSISDDYNDDDDVLLEPEPVADIISRLGESLSTSPKCLSFNEAGEIEGLTGDLFDTTHHSLQMDDNIPNPFSSQNPTLDELSITIKDLTDSSEHANSYFNASAEKSNKESDTPIVISPDSCQEELPKDLSCRKRSEKSTDSIVTLSPSPRPISHSSDAIQSPQPSGLPAVPPSPDIFLQPKSISNAVIENLISQASATTAKPRPANQQKEPLDLGKCRKSASPTVSCSEEAKRQSSSEDEPKSKRIKTDPESNKSSTSTGSGSSGIAENPIATAVASGSGSNRSTPSTHTNASESTRLVEMLTSGNDPDALTQLRLLVSNPAWKVPDPLLVPKDRLNAVLASPAREIPLLLTTRPELRLPEAFAFPNILQDPDILVISLSQLEKILETQDELLKLKSKTDTSKKAAPSPLETLKQTLTAQAAKQNPMMSSLLASGLAGDIDAATAAAFNQMLWLPYLGQMGQFGPELLKAMMNIPNANPSLSEMIPFMNPRLQDLCGMTSNPVDYKRQLEFAMWQDALNQVNTASLQRKQDAQKKAAVTIDRKPIIPPKTLEQQRSVAAVAAAASMFQQQSQQNKKPSSAMNSLNPLSIPQFMTPSMPNNRFASNSRTSTMQSPSSLQQQLNHSGIKTMPNMMSQAAAAAAAANAQMRQQQTRPQLSTAQKSKQNVNSMFPNNPFFNLPTSFQEFHEQQQQLARKLQKDPQGHSREQMHHHQEEQKPRVTCKSLMNLLQPEKQQQLQQKQTVNSKLANLMALPGMDLYTASTQQDQMQQQMFLQQQQQQQQQQLLQQQQQQLLHQQQAQHHQQQQQHHQGKLKVKPGLHLLDPAAIQRRLLNTDELPEVGSTTSGLDDSTDLSSPLWHPLFGR; from the coding sequence ATGACTACAGACGTTAGTCAACAATGGAGATTGCTCGGATTAAACGGCACGAAGGAGTCTCGAACGAGATCTCCTGCTGCCAAATCCTTGCCCCTACTCCCTGATCTAGTCCCAAATCCTAGCAAAACTACATCGAAGCAAAAAACTACTCGTAAAACcaataaaaacaacaacaatctaaAAAAGGTCAACAAAAACCTTGACAAATCGGTCGCGTCACAGTCAGAAATCATCATAGATGGAAGCAAGTACAACTTGAAGCCCATCATCAAGCTGAAAGCGGTTCCTTGGCCTCAAAACAATTCCGATAAGAAACCACAACCGAAGAAGCATCAGGCAAAAGACATTTCGAGCGACACTAGTAGGAAAAACATCACGAAAAACGATAGCGACGTCGCGAGCGGTGATAAAAAACGTCGCTCAAGTGGAAAGAGACAGCACTACAATATTGTCGCAGCAGGGGAAAACGATGACGTCGAGACGACCAAGTTGATACTACGGCGGCGCAACAACACTCCAAAAGGGAAACGTTGCACGACATTGCTCGCTGCCACTAATACCAACACACAAACGTCATCTTCCACTGGTGCAAcaaattctcaaaacaaaaacaacaacacggCAATGTTATCGACCAGCAACGATGGAATCGACGAGAACATTCAAAACGTCAAAACTATCGATCCCCACAACAATAACAAGCAACCGAAGCGCAAAATTAAGCAAGAACCTCAAGAACCGATGCTCCTTGCATCGCAAATCAAGCAAGAACCGATCGAGGGTCACCGTAAGTCCAGCCGGCGGAGACAGTTTACCGATCGAATCATCGACACCATGTGTATTCCGGAATTCTATTTCAACGCCAGGTGTCGGAGCAAAACGAAAAAGGCTACCACCAAGAAAAAGAATCCGGTGGCTATTGCAGCAGCTGCTGCTGCAGCTGCTTCTTCCGCGACGACCAAAACCAGCAGTCGCACTACGCCGAACAAAAGTAAAACAAATAATGCAACCTGTGCCAGAGCCAGCAGTGGTGGAAGAAAACCGAAAGAAGTGACCATTCCTGCTGCAGATGATACTGCTTCATCTATTCCGCGATTGAATCCGATTTTTCTGTTTGTGAAACAGGAAGACACCCGGATCGTTGAGGTCCGCTGCGAAGACTACGACAAGCGAAATCGTATACGAATAACCAAAACTCCCAATGGCCTGTGGAGGTCATTCCCACGGACGGACAAGAGTTCGTCGGTGGTATTTTCTCTGTTGCCCAAATCGGCAAAATCGTTGCTGGCTGACGGTGTATCGAAGACAGGCATACCAAAGTACAAAAAGCTACACAAAAAGAAAAAGAAGCACAaaaaggaaaaacgaaagaaggGTTTGGAGGATTCGGTCGAGCAACAGGACGATGCTGGCGCTTGTTTGGAAGAAGTGCACGAAGAATTAGATAAGAACGAGGTCGAGGGTGACGATGACGTTATCGACATAACGCCATTCGACGACCAGGaggaggacattagtttgaaccTGAAGGATTTGAGCCAATCGGATGTTACTGTTGAAGATATTAGTAATCAAAATAATTTAACCGTTAATAGCAACAATATCAGTAGTAATAGTGAATGTAATGCTAATGATAGTAGCATAAATATCGCCACTAGCCTAGAGGAAATCAGTACCAATAGTATTAACGCCCACACTAGTAACACAGATAGCAATAAAGACGACGGCAGCGACAATGACGTCGAGCTGATACAACCGGAGGAAGAGGAAGAGCATACGGTGATCAGCGGACACCATTCCCAGGAATTATTGCACCAAGGAACGAACGTAGGTCAAGCAGGTGCAGCAATCGTATCCTGGACGGAGGAATTGGACAACATCGAGGCACAGATACCATCAACCATCATCTCGGTGCAAGAACTTCAACGTGTTCGCAGTAGTGCGCATGCCAATGGCAACGTCGACCAGCACGCCACAACAACGGCGGCGCTCAATAATTTGATTGCACTAAATGAACTTGGGTTTAATCATCAGGAAAACCACGCGAACGAATGCATCGAGAAAACAATCTCCTATCATTTGGAGTCTCTGCAGGCGGTTGCGGTGGCGGCGGCTGCAGCCGCTGCTGCCAGGAGCAACGGCACTAGCACCTCTACAACCGCAACCGATTCGAGCAAACATGGCACTATTGGTGCATCCTCGGATGCTGTTGGTGCAGCACCAGCAGCTCCTTCTGCCACCATCCCGGTGGGTGGTAGTGGCATCACTAGTGTGAGTGCGAAAGAAGTTGGGGAACAAGGTGGCGAATCGTTGCACACATCAACAACTTCCGATGCACCGACTGTGCATGAGATTGACGACGACGGAGACGAAGTGTGCGTTCTGGAGTCGGATCCAACGCCAGCACAGCATCAGCACCAGCAAACAAAAGGACGAAATGAAAATATGTGCCTGGATAGCGCAGTATACGAAAATTGTAAGACGGAATCGGATTGCATCCAGAACGCGGAAGTGCAACCACACATCACAATCAGTAGTGACAGTGAGCTGGAGGATGATGATCCCAAGCATCATCATCTGAGTGAGTTTAACGATTGCAGTGACCTAATCGAGGGAATTCGTGAAATCCAGTCCGCCAATCCAGAAGACTTACTACATGCCAACTGTGGTGAAAATACAATGACTGGTGCCGAACTGCTCGATTCGCTGGTGGAGCAACGGTGTGAAGACAATCATATTTCTGGAACCGATGATCTCAAGAACACTATTTATTCCATATCAGACGATTATAACGACGACGATGATGTCCTTCTGGAACCTGAACCTGTTGCCGACATTATCTCGCGTCTAGGTGAATCGTTAAGCACATCGCCCAAGTGTTTATCCTTTAACGAAGCTGGTGAAATTGAAGGACTTACCGGAGATTTGTTCGATACCACCCACCATTCGTTGCAGATGGACGACAATATCCCGAATCCGTTCTCCTCACAAAACCCCACGTTGGACGAATTGTCTATCACGATAAAAGACCTCACGGAcagtagtgaacatgccaattccTATTTCAATGCTAGTGCCGAGAAGAGTAACAAAGAATCCGATACCCCCATAGTGATTTCACCAGACTCCTGTCAAGAAGAATTACCAAAGGATTTAAGCTGTCGAAAACGTAGTGAAAAGAGCACTGACTCTATTGTGACCCTATCTCCCTCCCCGCGACCAATATCCCACAGTTCCGATGCCATTCAATCGCCGCAACCTAGCGGCCTTCCTGCTGTCCCTCCGTCTCCGGATATTTTTCTACAGCCCAAATCAATCTCCAATGCAGTTATCGAAAATCTCATCTCACAAGCCTCGGCAACAACTGCAAAACCTCGACCTGCGAATCAGCAAAAGGAACCTCTTGATCTTGGAAAATGTCGAAAGTCTGCTAGTCCTACGGTCAGCTGTTCGGAGGAAGCCAAACGCCAATCCTCCTCCGAGGATGAACCTAAATCAAAGCGGATCAAAACCGATCCGGAAAGTAACAAATCATCCACCTCGACGGGATCCGGTTCAAGCGGCATCGCGGAAAATCCGATCGCCACTGCCGTTGCTAGTGGAAGCGGTAGCAACAGGAGTACACCATCCACTCATACCAACGCGAGTGAATCGACGCGTTTGGTTGAGATGCTAACCTCCGGTAACGATCCGGACGCTCTCACTCAGCTACGCTTACTGGTCAGTAATCCAGCTTGGAAGGTACCTGATCCACTACTTGTGCCAAAGGATCGCCTCAACGCCGTTTTAGCGTCACCGGCCCGAGAGATTCCACTTCTTCTCACAACCCGACCCGAGCTGCGGCTACCTGAAGCATTCGCATTTCCCAACATTCTACAGGATCCGGATATCCTGGTGATTTCATTATCTCAACTTGAGAAAATACTAGAAACACAAGACGAGCTCCTCAAGCTCAAATCGAAGACCGACACCAGTAAAAAAGCGGCGCCAAGTCCGCTTGAAACATTGAAGCAAACTCTCACTGCTCAAGCGGCCAAGCAGAATCCCATGATGAGCTCACTGCTCGCTTCCGGGCTCGCCGGTGACATCGATGCTGCCACGGCGGCAGCATTCAACCAGATGCTCTGGCTACCCTACCTCGGCCAAATGGGCCAATTTGGACCGGAGCTCCTCAAGGCGATGATGAACATTCCAAATGCCAATCCAAGTCTCTCCGAAATGATACCGTTCATGAACCCTCGGCTACAAGATCTCTGTGGAATGACGTCCAACCCCGTAGACTACAAACGGCAACTGGAGTTCGCCATGTGGCAAGACGCTCTCAACCAAGTGAACACTGCCAGTTTGCAGCGCAAACAGGACGCCCAGAAGAAGGCAGCAGTTACTATCGATCGCAAGCCTATCATTCCGCCAAAGACTTTGGAGCAGCAACGCTCCGTGGCAGCGGTCGCCGCCGCAGCCAGCATGTTCCAACAGCAAAGCCAACAGAACAAAAAACCAAGCTCCGCAATGAACTCCCTGAATCCTCTCTCGATACCTCAGTTCATGACCCCATCGATGCCAAATAACCGTTTTGCCAGCAACAGTCGAACCTCAACCATGCAATCTCCTTCCTCGCTGCAGCAGCAATTGAATCATTCGGGAATCAAAACCATGCCAAACATGATGAGTCAGGCTGCAGCCGCCGCGGCCGCAGCCAATGCGCAGATGCGACAGCAGCAAACCCGGCCGCAACTTTCCACCGCTCAGAAGAGCAAACAAAACGTCAACTCCATGTTCCCCAACAATCCTTTCTTCAACCTTCCAacctccttccaagaattccacgaaCAGCAGCAGCAACTCGCGCGTAAACTGCAGAAAGACCCCCAGGGTCACTCCCGAGAGCAGATGCACCACCACCAAGAGGAGCAGAAACCTCGGGTGACCTGCAAATCGCTAATGAATCTCCTTCAGCCGGAAAAGCAGCAACAGCTGCAGCAGAAGCAAACTGTCAACAGCAAGTTGGCCAATCTGATGGCACTGCCGGGAATGGACCTGTACACAGCGTCCACTCAGCAAGATCAGATGCAACAGCAAATGTtcttgcagcagcagcaacaacaacaacagcagcaattgcttcaacaacaacaacagcagttgCTTCATCAGCAACAAGCACAACatcaccaacagcagcagcagcatcaccaGGGCAAACTGAAGGTCAAGCCCGGGTTGCACTTGCTCGATCCGGCGGCCATCCAGCGGCGGTTGCTGAACACCGACGAACTGCCCGAGGTGGGTAGCACCACCAGCGGGCTGGACGATTCGACGGACCTTAGCTCTCCGCTGTGGCACCCGCTGTTCGGAAGGTGA
- the LOC109408361 gene encoding uncharacterized protein LOC109408361 isoform X1: protein MTTDVSQQWRLLGLNGTKESRTRSPAAKSLPLLPDLVPNPSKTTSKQKTTRKTNKNNNNLKKVNKNLDKSVASQSEIIIDGSKYNLKPIIKLKAVPWPQNNSDKKPQPKKHQAKDISSDTSRKNITKNDSDVASGDKKRRSSGKRQHYNIVAAGENDDVETTKLILRRRNNTPKGKRCTTLLAATNTNTQTSSSTGATNSQNKNNNTAMLSTSNDGIDENIQNVKTIDPHNNNKQPKRKIKQEPQEPMLLASQIKQEPIEGHRKSSRRRQFTDRIIDTMCIPEFYFNARCRSKTKKATTKKKNPVAIAAAAAAAASSATTKTSSRTTPNKSKTNNATCARASSGGRKPKEVTIPAADDTASSIPRLNPIFLFVKQEDTRIVEVRCEDYDKRNRIRITKTPNGLWRSFPRTDKSSSVVFSLLPKSAKSLLADGVSKTGIPKYKKLHKKKKKHKKEKRKKGLEDSVEQQDDAGACLEEVHEELDKNEVEGDDDVIDITPFDDQEEDISLNLKDLSQSDVTVEDISNQNNLTVNSNNISSNSECNANDSSINIATSLEEISTNSINAHTSNTDSNKDDGSDNDVELIQPEEEEEHTVISGHHSQELLHQGTNVGQAGAAIVSWTEELDNIEAQIPSTIISVQELQRVRSSAHANGNVDQHATTTAALNNLIALNELGFNHQENHANECIEKTISYHLESLQAVAVAAAAAAAARSNGTSTSTTATDSSKHGTIGASSDAVGAAPAAPSATIPVGGSGITSVSAKEVGEQGGESLHTSTTSDAPTVHEIDDDGDEVCVLESDPTPAQHQHQQTKGRNENMCLDSAVYENCKTESDCIQNAEVQPHITISSDSELEDDDPKHHHLSEFNDCSDLIEGIREIQSANPEDLLHANCGENTMTGAELLDSLVEQRCEDNHISGTDDLKNTIYSISDDYNDDDDVLLEPEPVADIISRLGESLSTSPKCLSFNEAGEIEGLTGDLFDTTHHSLQMDDNIPNPFSSQNPTLDELSITIKDLTDSSEHANSYFNASAEKSNKESDTPIVISPDSCQEELPKDLSCRKRSEKSTDSIVTLSPSPRPISHSSDAIQSPQPSGLPAVPPSPDIFLQPKSISNAVIENLISQASATTAKPRPANQQKEPLDLGKCRKSASPTVSCSEEAKRQSSSEDEPKSKRIKTDPESNKSSTSTGSGSSGIAENPIATAVASGSGSNRSTPSTHTNASESTRLVEMLTSGNDPDALTQLRLLVSNPAWKVPDPLLVPKDRLNAVLASPAREIPLLLTTRPELRLPEAFAFPNILQDPDILVISLSQLEKILETQDELLKLKSKTDTSKKAAPSPLETLKQTLTAQAAKQNPMMSSLLASGLAGDIDAATAAAFNQMLWLPYLGQMGQFGPELLKAMMNIPNANPSLSEMIPFMNPRLQDLCGMTSNPVDYKRQLEFAMWQDALNQVNTASLQRKQDAQKKAAVTIDRKPIIPPKTLEQQRSVAAVAAAASMFQQQSQQNKKPSSAMNSLNPLSIPQFMTPSMPNNRFASNSRTSTMQSPSSLQQQLNHSGIKTMPNMMSQAAAAAAAANAQMRQQQTRPQLSTAQKSKQNVNSMFPNNPFFNLPTSFQEFHEQQQQLARKLQKDPQGHSREQMHHHQEEQKPRVTCKSLMNLLQPEKQQQLQQKQTVNSKLANLMALPGMDLYTASTQQDQMQQQMFLQQQQQQQQQQLLQQQQQQLLHQQQAQHHQQQQQHHQGKLKVKPGLHLLDPAAIQRRLLNTDELPEVGSTTSGLDDSTDLSSPLWHPLFGSAQKAAATATGSTSASSNASAAGYNSPWQWTTITASGE from the coding sequence ATGACTACAGACGTTAGTCAACAATGGAGATTGCTCGGATTAAACGGCACGAAGGAGTCTCGAACGAGATCTCCTGCTGCCAAATCCTTGCCCCTACTCCCTGATCTAGTCCCAAATCCTAGCAAAACTACATCGAAGCAAAAAACTACTCGTAAAACcaataaaaacaacaacaatctaaAAAAGGTCAACAAAAACCTTGACAAATCGGTCGCGTCACAGTCAGAAATCATCATAGATGGAAGCAAGTACAACTTGAAGCCCATCATCAAGCTGAAAGCGGTTCCTTGGCCTCAAAACAATTCCGATAAGAAACCACAACCGAAGAAGCATCAGGCAAAAGACATTTCGAGCGACACTAGTAGGAAAAACATCACGAAAAACGATAGCGACGTCGCGAGCGGTGATAAAAAACGTCGCTCAAGTGGAAAGAGACAGCACTACAATATTGTCGCAGCAGGGGAAAACGATGACGTCGAGACGACCAAGTTGATACTACGGCGGCGCAACAACACTCCAAAAGGGAAACGTTGCACGACATTGCTCGCTGCCACTAATACCAACACACAAACGTCATCTTCCACTGGTGCAAcaaattctcaaaacaaaaacaacaacacggCAATGTTATCGACCAGCAACGATGGAATCGACGAGAACATTCAAAACGTCAAAACTATCGATCCCCACAACAATAACAAGCAACCGAAGCGCAAAATTAAGCAAGAACCTCAAGAACCGATGCTCCTTGCATCGCAAATCAAGCAAGAACCGATCGAGGGTCACCGTAAGTCCAGCCGGCGGAGACAGTTTACCGATCGAATCATCGACACCATGTGTATTCCGGAATTCTATTTCAACGCCAGGTGTCGGAGCAAAACGAAAAAGGCTACCACCAAGAAAAAGAATCCGGTGGCTATTGCAGCAGCTGCTGCTGCAGCTGCTTCTTCCGCGACGACCAAAACCAGCAGTCGCACTACGCCGAACAAAAGTAAAACAAATAATGCAACCTGTGCCAGAGCCAGCAGTGGTGGAAGAAAACCGAAAGAAGTGACCATTCCTGCTGCAGATGATACTGCTTCATCTATTCCGCGATTGAATCCGATTTTTCTGTTTGTGAAACAGGAAGACACCCGGATCGTTGAGGTCCGCTGCGAAGACTACGACAAGCGAAATCGTATACGAATAACCAAAACTCCCAATGGCCTGTGGAGGTCATTCCCACGGACGGACAAGAGTTCGTCGGTGGTATTTTCTCTGTTGCCCAAATCGGCAAAATCGTTGCTGGCTGACGGTGTATCGAAGACAGGCATACCAAAGTACAAAAAGCTACACAAAAAGAAAAAGAAGCACAaaaaggaaaaacgaaagaaggGTTTGGAGGATTCGGTCGAGCAACAGGACGATGCTGGCGCTTGTTTGGAAGAAGTGCACGAAGAATTAGATAAGAACGAGGTCGAGGGTGACGATGACGTTATCGACATAACGCCATTCGACGACCAGGaggaggacattagtttgaaccTGAAGGATTTGAGCCAATCGGATGTTACTGTTGAAGATATTAGTAATCAAAATAATTTAACCGTTAATAGCAACAATATCAGTAGTAATAGTGAATGTAATGCTAATGATAGTAGCATAAATATCGCCACTAGCCTAGAGGAAATCAGTACCAATAGTATTAACGCCCACACTAGTAACACAGATAGCAATAAAGACGACGGCAGCGACAATGACGTCGAGCTGATACAACCGGAGGAAGAGGAAGAGCATACGGTGATCAGCGGACACCATTCCCAGGAATTATTGCACCAAGGAACGAACGTAGGTCAAGCAGGTGCAGCAATCGTATCCTGGACGGAGGAATTGGACAACATCGAGGCACAGATACCATCAACCATCATCTCGGTGCAAGAACTTCAACGTGTTCGCAGTAGTGCGCATGCCAATGGCAACGTCGACCAGCACGCCACAACAACGGCGGCGCTCAATAATTTGATTGCACTAAATGAACTTGGGTTTAATCATCAGGAAAACCACGCGAACGAATGCATCGAGAAAACAATCTCCTATCATTTGGAGTCTCTGCAGGCGGTTGCGGTGGCGGCGGCTGCAGCCGCTGCTGCCAGGAGCAACGGCACTAGCACCTCTACAACCGCAACCGATTCGAGCAAACATGGCACTATTGGTGCATCCTCGGATGCTGTTGGTGCAGCACCAGCAGCTCCTTCTGCCACCATCCCGGTGGGTGGTAGTGGCATCACTAGTGTGAGTGCGAAAGAAGTTGGGGAACAAGGTGGCGAATCGTTGCACACATCAACAACTTCCGATGCACCGACTGTGCATGAGATTGACGACGACGGAGACGAAGTGTGCGTTCTGGAGTCGGATCCAACGCCAGCACAGCATCAGCACCAGCAAACAAAAGGACGAAATGAAAATATGTGCCTGGATAGCGCAGTATACGAAAATTGTAAGACGGAATCGGATTGCATCCAGAACGCGGAAGTGCAACCACACATCACAATCAGTAGTGACAGTGAGCTGGAGGATGATGATCCCAAGCATCATCATCTGAGTGAGTTTAACGATTGCAGTGACCTAATCGAGGGAATTCGTGAAATCCAGTCCGCCAATCCAGAAGACTTACTACATGCCAACTGTGGTGAAAATACAATGACTGGTGCCGAACTGCTCGATTCGCTGGTGGAGCAACGGTGTGAAGACAATCATATTTCTGGAACCGATGATCTCAAGAACACTATTTATTCCATATCAGACGATTATAACGACGACGATGATGTCCTTCTGGAACCTGAACCTGTTGCCGACATTATCTCGCGTCTAGGTGAATCGTTAAGCACATCGCCCAAGTGTTTATCCTTTAACGAAGCTGGTGAAATTGAAGGACTTACCGGAGATTTGTTCGATACCACCCACCATTCGTTGCAGATGGACGACAATATCCCGAATCCGTTCTCCTCACAAAACCCCACGTTGGACGAATTGTCTATCACGATAAAAGACCTCACGGAcagtagtgaacatgccaattccTATTTCAATGCTAGTGCCGAGAAGAGTAACAAAGAATCCGATACCCCCATAGTGATTTCACCAGACTCCTGTCAAGAAGAATTACCAAAGGATTTAAGCTGTCGAAAACGTAGTGAAAAGAGCACTGACTCTATTGTGACCCTATCTCCCTCCCCGCGACCAATATCCCACAGTTCCGATGCCATTCAATCGCCGCAACCTAGCGGCCTTCCTGCTGTCCCTCCGTCTCCGGATATTTTTCTACAGCCCAAATCAATCTCCAATGCAGTTATCGAAAATCTCATCTCACAAGCCTCGGCAACAACTGCAAAACCTCGACCTGCGAATCAGCAAAAGGAACCTCTTGATCTTGGAAAATGTCGAAAGTCTGCTAGTCCTACGGTCAGCTGTTCGGAGGAAGCCAAACGCCAATCCTCCTCCGAGGATGAACCTAAATCAAAGCGGATCAAAACCGATCCGGAAAGTAACAAATCATCCACCTCGACGGGATCCGGTTCAAGCGGCATCGCGGAAAATCCGATCGCCACTGCCGTTGCTAGTGGAAGCGGTAGCAACAGGAGTACACCATCCACTCATACCAACGCGAGTGAATCGACGCGTTTGGTTGAGATGCTAACCTCCGGTAACGATCCGGACGCTCTCACTCAGCTACGCTTACTGGTCAGTAATCCAGCTTGGAAGGTACCTGATCCACTACTTGTGCCAAAGGATCGCCTCAACGCCGTTTTAGCGTCACCGGCCCGAGAGATTCCACTTCTTCTCACAACCCGACCCGAGCTGCGGCTACCTGAAGCATTCGCATTTCCCAACATTCTACAGGATCCGGATATCCTGGTGATTTCATTATCTCAACTTGAGAAAATACTAGAAACACAAGACGAGCTCCTCAAGCTCAAATCGAAGACCGACACCAGTAAAAAAGCGGCGCCAAGTCCGCTTGAAACATTGAAGCAAACTCTCACTGCTCAAGCGGCCAAGCAGAATCCCATGATGAGCTCACTGCTCGCTTCCGGGCTCGCCGGTGACATCGATGCTGCCACGGCGGCAGCATTCAACCAGATGCTCTGGCTACCCTACCTCGGCCAAATGGGCCAATTTGGACCGGAGCTCCTCAAGGCGATGATGAACATTCCAAATGCCAATCCAAGTCTCTCCGAAATGATACCGTTCATGAACCCTCGGCTACAAGATCTCTGTGGAATGACGTCCAACCCCGTAGACTACAAACGGCAACTGGAGTTCGCCATGTGGCAAGACGCTCTCAACCAAGTGAACACTGCCAGTTTGCAGCGCAAACAGGACGCCCAGAAGAAGGCAGCAGTTACTATCGATCGCAAGCCTATCATTCCGCCAAAGACTTTGGAGCAGCAACGCTCCGTGGCAGCGGTCGCCGCCGCAGCCAGCATGTTCCAACAGCAAAGCCAACAGAACAAAAAACCAAGCTCCGCAATGAACTCCCTGAATCCTCTCTCGATACCTCAGTTCATGACCCCATCGATGCCAAATAACCGTTTTGCCAGCAACAGTCGAACCTCAACCATGCAATCTCCTTCCTCGCTGCAGCAGCAATTGAATCATTCGGGAATCAAAACCATGCCAAACATGATGAGTCAGGCTGCAGCCGCCGCGGCCGCAGCCAATGCGCAGATGCGACAGCAGCAAACCCGGCCGCAACTTTCCACCGCTCAGAAGAGCAAACAAAACGTCAACTCCATGTTCCCCAACAATCCTTTCTTCAACCTTCCAacctccttccaagaattccacgaaCAGCAGCAGCAACTCGCGCGTAAACTGCAGAAAGACCCCCAGGGTCACTCCCGAGAGCAGATGCACCACCACCAAGAGGAGCAGAAACCTCGGGTGACCTGCAAATCGCTAATGAATCTCCTTCAGCCGGAAAAGCAGCAACAGCTGCAGCAGAAGCAAACTGTCAACAGCAAGTTGGCCAATCTGATGGCACTGCCGGGAATGGACCTGTACACAGCGTCCACTCAGCAAGATCAGATGCAACAGCAAATGTtcttgcagcagcagcaacaacaacaacagcagcaattgcttcaacaacaacaacagcagttgCTTCATCAGCAACAAGCACAACatcaccaacagcagcagcagcatcaccaGGGCAAACTGAAGGTCAAGCCCGGGTTGCACTTGCTCGATCCGGCGGCCATCCAGCGGCGGTTGCTGAACACCGACGAACTGCCCGAGGTGGGTAGCACCACCAGCGGGCTGGACGATTCGACGGACCTTAGCTCTCCGCTGTGGCACCCGCTGTTCGGAAG